In a genomic window of Larus michahellis chromosome 3, bLarMic1.1, whole genome shotgun sequence:
- the YIPF4 gene encoding protein YIPF4 isoform X1: MQPPGPQPPPPLYAPGNGDFTFVSSADAEDLSGSITTPDVKLNLGGEFIKESTATTFLRQRGYGWLLEVEDDDPEDNKPLLEELDIDLKDIYYKIRCVLMPMPSLGFNRQVVRDNPDFWGPLAVVLFFSMISLYGQFKVVSWIITIWIFGSLTIFLLARVLGGEVAYGQVLGVIGYSLLPLIVIAPVLLVVGSFEVVSTLIKFIFSYCSMNMTLVIVLRPSHTGSSTKLSVPFAGKLFGVFWAAYSAASLLVGEEFKTKKPLLIYPIFLLYIYFLSLYTGV, encoded by the exons ATGCAGCCCCCgggcccgcagccgccgccgcccctttATGCGCCCGGCAACGGGGACTTCACCTTCGTCTCCTCGGCAGACGCTGAAG ATCTTAGTGGCTCCATAACAACTCCAGATGTTAAGCTAAATCTTGGAGGAGAATTCATCAAAGAATCTACTGCAACTACATTCCTAAGACAGAGAGGGTATGGCTGGCTTCTGGAAGTGGAAGATGATGACCCAGAAGATAACAAGCCCCTCCT GGAAGAGCTCGACATTGATCTAAAGGATATTTACTACAAAATTCGATGTGTGTTGATGCCTATGCCATCTCTTGGGTTCAATAGGCAGGTAGTGAGAGACAATCCAGACTTTTGGGGTCCTCTGGCAGTTGTCCTCTTCTTCTCAATGATCTCATTATATGGACAATTTAAG GTGGTTTCTTGGATTATAACGATTTGGATATTTGGATCCTTGACAATTTTTTTACTGGCCAGGGTTCTTGGAGGAGAA GTTGCTTATGGCCAAGTTCTTGGTGTGATAGGATATTCCCTACTTCCCCTTATTGTCATAGCACCTGTACTTTTGGTGGTTGGATCATTTGAAGTTGTTTCTACCCTAATAAAA TTTATTTTTAGTTACTGCAGCATGAATATGACATTAGTCATTGTTCTGAGGCCTTCCCATACTGGAAGCAGTACAAAGCTCTCAGTACCCTTTGCAGGGAAG ttgtttggAGTCTTTTGGGCTGCATACAGTGCTGCATCATTATTAGTCGGAGAAGAATTCAAGACCAAGAAACCCCTTCTAATTTATCCAATCTTTTtattatacatttattttctgtccttgtaCACTGGGGTGTGA
- the YIPF4 gene encoding protein YIPF4 isoform X2, protein MQPPGPQPPPPLYAPGNGDFTFVSSADAEDLSGSITTPDVKLNLGGEFIKESTATTFLRQRGYGWLLEVEDDDPEDNKPLLEELDIDLKDIYYKIRCVLMPMPSLGFNRQVVRDNPDFWGPLAVVLFFSMISLYGQFKVVSWIITIWIFGSLTIFLLARVLGGEVAYGQVLGVIGYSLLPLIVIAPVLLVVGSFEVVSTLIKLFGVFWAAYSAASLLVGEEFKTKKPLLIYPIFLLYIYFLSLYTGV, encoded by the exons ATGCAGCCCCCgggcccgcagccgccgccgcccctttATGCGCCCGGCAACGGGGACTTCACCTTCGTCTCCTCGGCAGACGCTGAAG ATCTTAGTGGCTCCATAACAACTCCAGATGTTAAGCTAAATCTTGGAGGAGAATTCATCAAAGAATCTACTGCAACTACATTCCTAAGACAGAGAGGGTATGGCTGGCTTCTGGAAGTGGAAGATGATGACCCAGAAGATAACAAGCCCCTCCT GGAAGAGCTCGACATTGATCTAAAGGATATTTACTACAAAATTCGATGTGTGTTGATGCCTATGCCATCTCTTGGGTTCAATAGGCAGGTAGTGAGAGACAATCCAGACTTTTGGGGTCCTCTGGCAGTTGTCCTCTTCTTCTCAATGATCTCATTATATGGACAATTTAAG GTGGTTTCTTGGATTATAACGATTTGGATATTTGGATCCTTGACAATTTTTTTACTGGCCAGGGTTCTTGGAGGAGAA GTTGCTTATGGCCAAGTTCTTGGTGTGATAGGATATTCCCTACTTCCCCTTATTGTCATAGCACCTGTACTTTTGGTGGTTGGATCATTTGAAGTTGTTTCTACCCTAATAAAA ttgtttggAGTCTTTTGGGCTGCATACAGTGCTGCATCATTATTAGTCGGAGAAGAATTCAAGACCAAGAAACCCCTTCTAATTTATCCAATCTTTTtattatacatttattttctgtccttgtaCACTGGGGTGTGA